From a region of the Candidatus Brocadia sp. genome:
- a CDS encoding DNA-processing protein DprA has translation MNIIKLHKGDPSYPTALQTHLGDNAPEFITALGNLGILQNKPLALFCSIKCPGSIILQAYDLAQHLRQAGATVISGFHTPMERECLNILLRGSQPIIICPARSIEGMRILGTWRRPIDEGRLLILSPFDQKYRRITAALGEKRNEFVAAIADRIFVAHATPGGKTEQFCRKIISWDKPLLTFSCNENMSLVSIGARYVEIEDILR, from the coding sequence ATGAACATAATAAAATTGCATAAAGGCGACCCTTCTTATCCAACCGCCCTGCAAACCCATCTTGGCGATAATGCACCAGAATTTATCACTGCTTTGGGCAATCTCGGCATCCTTCAGAATAAACCATTAGCCTTGTTCTGTTCCATCAAATGTCCCGGCAGTATTATCCTGCAGGCCTATGACCTTGCGCAGCATTTGAGACAGGCGGGAGCGACAGTCATCAGTGGCTTTCATACACCGATGGAACGTGAATGCCTGAACATTCTGCTGCGCGGCTCACAGCCAATTATCATTTGCCCAGCCAGAAGCATTGAAGGTATGCGGATTCTTGGCACATGGCGCCGTCCAATTGACGAAGGGCGCCTTTTAATCCTTTCACCATTCGACCAGAAATATCGTAGGATTACAGCGGCGCTTGGGGAAAAGAGAAATGAGTTTGTAGCGGCGATTGCCGACCGGATATTTGTCGCTCATGCAACACCCGGCGGAAAGACTGAACAATTCTGCCGAAAGATAATTTCATGGGACAAACCCCTTTTGACGTTCAGTTGCAATGAAAACATGAGCTTAGTGAGTATAGGAGCAAGGTATGTCGAAATAGAGGATATACTAAGATAG
- a CDS encoding phospholipase D-like domain-containing protein yields MQKPPHEQLRQFYSLLPQDDAISNQVILRLKKKLAEDFRNQLTLGAPTDEDEAGLRRLASQLKAGKVVVKLFLKHPLHAKLYLCFRQDTINPIIGYLGSSNLTLAGLSQQGELNVDVLDHDAAQKLAKWFEDRWNDRCCVDITNELIRAIEESWAREEALCPYWIYIKMAYHLAEEARAGLSEFEIPRDMRNILLEFQSAAVRIAARHLEKRGGVILGDVVGLGKTLMATTLARVFQEPPHLLETLILCPKNLVSMWEGYVHRYRLIAKVVSITQAQNILPELRRYRLVIIDESHNLRNREGRRWAVIRDYIERNTSKSILLSATPYNKVYLDLANQLRLFLHADDTIGFRPEEYLRRECGGRVDEFTRRHQCPVNCLSAFEKSGYSNDWRELMRLFMVRRTRSFVERNYAYTECQACNAILTPTQNNCPSCGRIKSKDDKRFLILEGDVRFYFPKRSPRTLSFDCSDKDTHDQFARLYSDRVVNIMRDLHLPRYGLGNYLKPMPDSPPTPEEDREMRNLSRAGKRLIGFCRTNLFKRLESSGNSFLLSVRRHILRNHIYLHAIKNGLPLPVGTQDSALFDTRNDDGDSEDLPCGTEQRGANRPNELTANSLHEFAQVAASDYALLTTRYANNFTWLRANLFIDDLAKHLKEDASRLFEILSIAAQWQPEKDNKLKALYNLLTQRHPDEKALVFSQFSDTVEYLNEKLQDLGIKKIAAVTGDTENPASYVKKFSPVSNDARDEIPPSEELRVLISTDVLSEGQNLQDAHIIVNYDLPWAIIRLVQRAGRVDRIGQKSKEVLCHTFLPAEGVEHLIRLRSRIRHRLQENAEVIGTDEAFFEDEQHDNVIRDLFTERADMLNDPEDEEVDLASLAYQIWKNAGDVNPELKKIIPDLPNVVFSTKPVSDEKTTGVMVYVRTADGNDALAWLDEDGTVVTEAQHEILTAAACEPDTPALQRLENHHKLVRKAVEGIQKEHPLTGGQLGRPSSARRRAYERLKDYAERISGSLFDRKSLHSAIGAIYEQSLTEYARDIINRELRTGISDEKFAEIIISLYEEGRLCAPKEETGSNEPQIICSLGIRRG; encoded by the coding sequence ATGCAGAAGCCTCCCCATGAACAATTAAGGCAGTTCTACAGCCTCCTTCCCCAGGATGATGCCATAAGCAATCAGGTTATTCTTCGCCTCAAGAAAAAACTGGCTGAGGATTTTCGAAATCAGCTTACTCTTGGCGCGCCAACGGATGAAGACGAAGCAGGCCTTCGCCGCCTTGCCTCTCAACTGAAAGCAGGAAAGGTCGTTGTTAAACTCTTTCTTAAACATCCGCTCCACGCCAAACTTTATCTCTGTTTCAGGCAGGATACGATCAATCCTATCATCGGCTATCTCGGTTCAAGCAATCTCACCCTTGCAGGGCTATCTCAGCAAGGTGAACTGAATGTGGACGTCCTTGACCACGACGCTGCGCAAAAACTTGCAAAATGGTTTGAAGACCGCTGGAATGACCGCTGTTGCGTGGATATAACGAATGAACTGATTAGGGCCATAGAAGAGAGCTGGGCAAGAGAAGAGGCATTGTGCCCTTACTGGATTTACATCAAAATGGCGTATCACCTTGCTGAGGAGGCAAGGGCAGGATTGTCTGAATTTGAGATTCCCCGCGATATGCGCAATATACTCCTTGAGTTCCAATCTGCCGCCGTTCGTATCGCTGCGCGCCATCTTGAAAAACGGGGCGGGGTTATCCTTGGCGATGTCGTTGGATTAGGAAAGACCCTTATGGCAACAACGCTTGCCAGAGTCTTTCAGGAGCCGCCTCATCTGCTTGAGACACTGATTCTCTGCCCTAAAAATCTTGTCTCCATGTGGGAGGGTTATGTGCATCGCTACCGGCTGATTGCAAAAGTTGTGTCAATCACCCAGGCACAAAATATCCTCCCAGAACTCCGCCGCTACCGGCTGGTAATCATTGATGAAAGCCATAATCTCCGCAACCGCGAAGGCAGACGGTGGGCAGTAATCAGAGACTATATTGAAAGAAATACGAGCAAATCTATCCTCTTATCCGCAACACCCTATAATAAGGTTTATCTTGACCTTGCCAACCAGTTGAGGCTGTTTCTTCATGCGGATGATACCATCGGCTTTCGTCCGGAGGAATACCTTCGCCGTGAGTGCGGTGGCAGGGTGGATGAATTTACAAGGCGGCATCAGTGCCCTGTCAACTGCCTGTCTGCCTTTGAAAAGAGCGGATATTCAAATGACTGGCGGGAACTCATGCGCCTGTTTATGGTGCGCAGAACACGAAGTTTTGTGGAAAGAAATTATGCATATACTGAATGTCAGGCTTGCAACGCTATTCTTACGCCAACTCAGAATAATTGTCCTTCATGCGGACGAATTAAGTCCAAAGACGACAAAAGGTTTTTAATTCTTGAAGGCGATGTCCGTTTTTATTTTCCCAAGAGGTCTCCCAGGACGCTTTCCTTCGACTGTAGTGATAAAGACACTCATGACCAGTTTGCCCGTCTTTACTCAGACAGGGTCGTGAATATTATGAGAGACCTTCATCTGCCTCGTTACGGACTCGGGAACTATCTAAAACCAATGCCGGACAGCCCGCCGACACCAGAAGAAGACAGAGAGATGAGAAATCTTTCACGGGCGGGGAAAAGACTCATCGGGTTCTGCAGAACAAATCTTTTCAAAAGACTTGAAAGCAGTGGAAATTCCTTTCTCCTCTCTGTCCGGCGGCACATACTGCGCAATCATATTTATCTTCACGCCATTAAAAACGGACTGCCTTTGCCTGTCGGGACACAGGATTCGGCGTTATTTGACACCAGAAATGATGACGGGGATAGCGAGGATTTGCCCTGCGGAACAGAGCAAAGGGGCGCAAACAGACCTAACGAGCTGACGGCAAATTCACTTCATGAGTTTGCTCAGGTAGCCGCATCTGATTACGCATTGCTTACGACACGATATGCAAATAATTTTACCTGGTTAAGGGCAAATTTATTTATCGATGACCTTGCCAAACATTTAAAAGAAGATGCAAGCCGGCTCTTTGAGATTTTAAGCATTGCCGCCCAGTGGCAGCCGGAGAAAGACAATAAACTCAAGGCGCTTTATAATCTTCTTACACAAAGGCATCCTGATGAAAAGGCGCTGGTATTCTCACAGTTTTCGGATACTGTGGAATATTTGAATGAAAAGCTTCAAGACCTGGGTATAAAAAAGATTGCCGCTGTTACCGGAGATACAGAGAATCCGGCATCCTATGTTAAAAAATTCAGTCCTGTAAGCAACGACGCAAGGGATGAAATTCCCCCATCAGAAGAATTGAGGGTGCTTATTTCCACCGATGTATTGAGCGAAGGGCAAAATCTTCAGGATGCTCACATTATCGTGAACTATGACTTGCCCTGGGCAATAATCCGTCTTGTTCAACGGGCAGGCCGTGTGGATAGAATCGGCCAGAAGTCAAAAGAAGTTCTCTGCCATACCTTTTTGCCTGCAGAAGGTGTTGAGCATCTTATCAGGCTGCGTTCAAGGATTCGCCATCGGTTACAGGAAAATGCCGAGGTAATCGGAACCGATGAGGCATTCTTTGAAGACGAACAACATGACAATGTTATACGCGATCTCTTTACCGAAAGGGCAGACATGCTGAATGACCCTGAAGACGAGGAGGTTGACCTCGCCTCGCTTGCATACCAGATATGGAAGAATGCCGGTGACGTTAATCCTGAACTCAAAAAGATAATTCCTGATTTGCCCAATGTTGTGTTTTCCACCAAACCAGTATCAGACGAAAAAACAACGGGTGTTATGGTGTATGTCCGCACTGCTGATGGAAATGACGCCCTTGCATGGCTCGATGAAGATGGCACGGTGGTAACTGAGGCGCAGCACGAAATCCTTACTGCCGCTGCCTGTGAGCCTGACACCCCTGCGCTGCAAAGGCTTGAAAATCATCACAAACTTGTCCGGAAGGCGGTAGAGGGCATTCAGAAAGAGCACCCCTTAACGGGCGGACAGCTTGGCAGACCCTCAAGCGCCCGCCGCCGCGCCTATGAAAGGCTGAAGGATTATGCTGAAAGGATAAGCGGCTCTCTGTTTGATAGAAAATCACTGCATTCAGCCATAGGCGCAATTTATGAACAGTCCCTCACGGAATATGCAAGGGACATTATTAATAGAGAACTCCGCACGGGCATCTCAGATGAAAAATTTGCAGAGATCATAATCTCTCTTTATGAGGAGGGGCGACTCTGCGCGCCAAAGGAAGAGACCGGCAGCAATGAACCTCAGATTATCTGTTCACTGGGCATCAGGAGGGGATAG
- a CDS encoding 2-oxoacid:acceptor oxidoreductase family protein produces the protein MSIVLRKDADTKEQISWTGMQATGTILCQIFKNTGFHIFASLDYMSRIRGGNNFFQLRVSDRPRHTLR, from the coding sequence TTGAGTATAGTATTAAGAAAGGACGCAGACACAAAAGAGCAAATAAGCTGGACAGGGATGCAGGCCACAGGGACAATCCTCTGTCAGATATTCAAAAATACCGGTTTCCATATTTTTGCCAGCCTAGATTATATGTCCAGGATACGCGGCGGTAATAATTTCTTTCAGCTCAGGGTTTCCGACAGGCCACGGCATACCCTTCGGTAA
- a CDS encoding Eco57I restriction-modification methylase domain-containing protein yields the protein MPDIDFNIRAGNTLVGFTALEQIKKAITTEKHGQAPQKRLLQQEDLDTMKRIEEKAQDIDSLFALFRQQQTELGGEVTTADKQELRKRLKALEDELNRYLASEYGISQNHFKSKPPYEKKFSEWLASHKPFHWFIEFHAIMKNGGFDVIIGNPPYVKYSKVKDDYTIKGYKTENCGNLYAFVMERSLSLIRKQGRCGLIIPIASVSTNGMSELQQLYDDYIQWHSHYATRPGKLFMGVDMNLTISLLTHFDKHKHCTSYSTFYYRWSNGTITDRDSLFQRLQYIELPSNVKLANKYPKLGSSVELKIIRQMLSKGQKIENYYDRNGKILYYHSGGRYWRKALPQKLSSHYKPVTISEKTFEACFCLLNSQLFYWYWIINSNCMDVVEREVFKLPVFNLTDVNSEDFYKLMNGLLSQYSTSTTIRPRRGEIINTDEINFDVQKSKPIIDEIDRVLARHYGFTDDELDYIINYDIKYRMGRVALENDESS from the coding sequence TTGCCTGACATTGATTTCAATATTCGCGCTGGGAATACGCTGGTGGGGTTTACCGCCCTGGAGCAAATAAAAAAGGCTATTACGACTGAAAAACACGGTCAAGCGCCCCAAAAAAGATTGTTGCAACAGGAAGATTTAGACACGATGAAACGGATTGAAGAAAAGGCGCAGGACATCGACAGTTTGTTTGCCCTGTTTCGCCAGCAGCAGACAGAGTTGGGAGGTGAAGTGACGACCGCCGACAAGCAGGAATTAAGGAAACGGTTGAAGGCGCTGGAGGACGAACTCAACCGATACCTTGCCTCAGAGTATGGGATAAGCCAGAACCATTTCAAGAGCAAACCGCCGTATGAAAAAAAGTTTTCAGAATGGCTTGCCTCACATAAACCGTTCCATTGGTTTATCGAATTTCACGCTATTATGAAGAATGGCGGGTTTGATGTGATTATCGGGAATCCGCCGTATGTGAAGTATAGTAAAGTTAAAGATGATTATACTATCAAAGGTTATAAGACAGAAAATTGTGGAAATCTCTATGCATTTGTTATGGAGAGATCGCTATCTCTTATTAGAAAACAAGGACGATGTGGTTTGATAATTCCTATTGCTTCAGTATCTACAAATGGCATGAGTGAGTTGCAGCAATTATATGATGATTATATACAATGGCATAGCCACTATGCTACCAGACCAGGAAAACTGTTTATGGGCGTTGATATGAATCTTACTATTAGTTTGTTAACGCATTTTGATAAGCATAAACACTGCACATCCTATAGTACATTTTATTATCGTTGGTCAAATGGAACTATTACGGATAGAGATTCTTTATTCCAAAGACTTCAATATATAGAATTACCAAGTAATGTTAAACTTGCTAACAAGTATCCAAAGTTAGGCTCATCTGTTGAATTAAAAATAATACGCCAAATGTTAAGCAAGGGACAAAAAATTGAAAACTATTACGATAGAAATGGTAAAATTTTATATTATCACTCAGGTGGAAGATATTGGCGAAAGGCTCTTCCTCAAAAGCTATCATCACATTATAAACCTGTTACCATTTCAGAGAAAACCTTTGAAGCATGTTTTTGCTTGCTTAATAGCCAGCTTTTCTATTGGTATTGGATAATAAATTCCAATTGCATGGATGTCGTTGAAAGGGAGGTTTTTAAATTGCCAGTTTTCAATTTAACGGATGTTAATTCAGAAGACTTTTATAAGTTGATGAATGGTCTTTTGTCTCAATATTCTACAAGCACAACAATACGGCCACGTCGTGGTGAAATAATTAATACTGATGAGATAAATTTTGATGTTCAAAAGTCAAAACCAATCATTGACGAAATCGACCGTGTCCTTGCCAGGCATTACGGTTTCACGGATGATGAACTGGATTATATCATCAATTATGACATCAAATACCGTATGGGACGCGTTGCCCTGGAAAATGACGAATCATCGTGA
- the nadC gene encoding carboxylating nicotinate-nucleotide diphosphorylase, which yields MKNEKWVVPLNMNRKIDFEPAKIDALLQLAFEEDIFTGDITTENLIPNNLMVEGVFIAKENGIIAGLPVVECFFSKLDKNIFFKQWIREGGVVCKGETIAAIQGSAKTLLAGERIALNFLQRLSGIATLTSRFVERIKPLKTALLDTRKTVPGWRYLEKYAVAAGGGVNHRMGLYDQALIKDNHLDIMKSKLFCDPSSPISIIEKAVSVVRQKINKGVLIEVETRTSEEVESALNADVDIILFDNMSIQQLSDAVRLVKEWKYGEGKQPPLTEASGNITLENVHLVAQTGVDRISVGALTHSAKALDISLEISR from the coding sequence ATGAAGAATGAAAAATGGGTAGTTCCTTTGAATATGAACAGAAAAATCGATTTTGAACCAGCAAAGATAGACGCCCTTCTTCAGCTCGCTTTCGAGGAGGATATTTTTACCGGGGATATTACGACAGAAAATCTTATCCCGAACAACCTCATGGTCGAAGGGGTTTTTATCGCGAAGGAAAACGGAATTATTGCCGGGCTGCCTGTGGTTGAATGTTTTTTTTCAAAACTCGACAAAAATATTTTTTTTAAGCAGTGGATAAGAGAAGGGGGCGTTGTCTGCAAAGGAGAGACTATTGCTGCAATCCAGGGCAGTGCAAAGACATTGCTTGCCGGCGAACGGATTGCCTTGAATTTTCTCCAAAGGCTCTCAGGAATTGCGACGCTGACATCACGATTTGTCGAACGAATTAAACCCTTAAAGACCGCTCTTCTGGATACACGGAAGACCGTCCCCGGCTGGCGATATCTGGAAAAATACGCTGTGGCAGCGGGTGGCGGAGTAAACCACCGGATGGGACTCTATGACCAGGCGCTTATAAAAGATAACCACCTGGATATTATGAAAAGCAAACTGTTCTGCGATCCTTCTTCCCCTATCAGCATTATTGAAAAGGCCGTCTCCGTGGTGCGACAAAAGATAAACAAGGGTGTATTGATCGAAGTAGAAACAAGGACATCGGAAGAAGTAGAGAGCGCCCTTAACGCAGATGTGGATATCATTCTGTTTGATAACATGAGCATCCAGCAGTTGAGCGATGCGGTACGATTGGTGAAAGAGTGGAAGTATGGTGAAGGGAAACAGCCGCCACTTACAGAGGCGTCAGGCAATATTACCCTCGAAAACGTGCATCTTGTGGCACAAACAGGGGTGGACAGGATTTCCGTTGGCGCTCTTACCCATTCAGCAAAGGCCCTGGATATTTCATTGGAAATATCCAGGTAA
- a CDS encoding transposase — translation MNYDPEKHRRRSIRLKGYDYTRPGAYFVTICTEGRVCLFGNISGETMQLNAFGRIVQTHWNDLPHHYPQVKLDAFVIMPNHVHGIIILTEIDMVGAGLKPAPTIKQHGLPEIVRALKTFSARRVNELRNTPGVSLWQRNYYDHIIRNERALNIIRRYILYNPLMWAYDMDNPDRHPLSTEKMKSGMKQKCGFTDEELDFIIDYDIKYRMGRETDDEM, via the coding sequence ATGAATTACGACCCTGAAAAACACCGTCGCCGTTCGATCCGTTTGAAAGGATATGATTATACACGGCCGGGGGCATACTTTGTGACCATTTGTACAGAAGGGCGGGTATGCCTCTTTGGAAATATTTCTGGCGAAACGATGCAGTTGAATGCATTCGGAAGGATTGTTCAAACGCATTGGAATGATTTGCCACATCATTATCCACAGGTGAAATTAGACGCATTTGTAATCATGCCCAACCATGTGCATGGAATCATTATTTTAACTGAAATAGACATGGTAGGGGCGGGTTTGAAACCCGCCCCTACCATCAAACAACATGGATTGCCAGAAATCGTGCGTGCATTAAAAACATTTTCCGCGCGTCGAGTTAATGAATTACGCAACACCCCTGGTGTCTCGCTCTGGCAACGTAATTACTACGACCACATCATACGAAACGAAAGGGCATTAAACATAATTCGCCGTTATATTCTGTACAATCCGTTGATGTGGGCGTACGACATGGATAATCCAGACAGACATCCCTTATCCACAGAAAAAATGAAATCTGGGATGAAACAAAAATGTGGTTTTACGGACGAGGAACTGGACTTCATCATCGATTATGATATTAAATATCGCATGGGGCGTGAGACGGATGACGAGATGTAG
- a CDS encoding radical SAM protein codes for MENRTAEKHQPDNLSEFLTRTGNLLIHLLNQCNLSCEHCYLDASSGGDSALPLDLVKRTLDEAHDLGIQSVQFSGGEPFLYPHLLEVLSETKGKNFQVVLSTNGTLFDDKAIDLLAETRASVVTSIDGPAAYHDLFRGKKGSFAKTESGIARLVDRGVKVRIVTTVSEDSFQHIDWCAEWAYKMKAGILQFQPLEGIGRGRNIAHKRLSEDRLHDLFLHLNDLAVSYASKGLHIKMTYQSRDYMVTHPCSAFVCNGTDCHRGVDKELKKIVIREDGSILPELVDIDRQFSIGNLHNDTLKNNLILYLREKYSLFDQLCREVYGDTVPKYSSPLIPWNEILTERSRLFKPAKEGEEGKQLPLEVGCCSDTSLQEGLKS; via the coding sequence ATGGAGAACCGAACAGCGGAAAAACACCAGCCCGATAATCTTTCAGAGTTTTTAACCCGAACGGGAAATCTCTTAATCCATCTGCTGAATCAGTGCAATTTGAGCTGCGAGCATTGTTATCTTGACGCTTCGTCCGGGGGCGACTCGGCATTACCCCTTGATTTAGTGAAACGCACCTTAGATGAAGCGCATGATTTAGGCATTCAATCAGTGCAGTTCAGTGGTGGCGAGCCTTTTCTCTATCCTCACCTTCTTGAGGTGTTATCAGAAACAAAAGGAAAAAATTTTCAGGTGGTGTTATCCACGAACGGAACACTCTTCGACGACAAGGCTATAGACCTCCTTGCTGAAACACGCGCCTCTGTGGTAACGAGCATTGATGGTCCGGCGGCTTATCACGACCTATTCCGTGGAAAGAAGGGGAGTTTTGCTAAAACAGAGTCGGGTATTGCCCGTCTCGTTGACCGTGGCGTGAAAGTGCGGATAGTAACAACGGTTTCCGAGGATAGTTTTCAGCATATCGACTGGTGTGCCGAATGGGCATATAAAATGAAAGCCGGCATCCTGCAATTTCAGCCGCTTGAAGGCATTGGCAGAGGAAGGAATATCGCACATAAGCGCCTTTCTGAGGATCGACTCCATGACCTTTTCCTCCATTTGAATGACCTCGCAGTATCGTATGCTTCCAAAGGGTTGCACATCAAGATGACCTATCAAAGCCGGGACTATATGGTTACCCATCCCTGCTCGGCCTTTGTCTGCAATGGAACGGACTGCCACCGGGGGGTTGATAAAGAACTGAAAAAGATTGTTATCCGGGAAGATGGCTCCATACTGCCTGAACTGGTGGATATTGACCGGCAATTTTCTATAGGCAATCTCCATAACGATACGCTGAAAAACAATTTAATCCTGTATCTCCGTGAGAAATATTCGCTCTTTGACCAACTCTGCCGTGAGGTCTACGGTGATACGGTGCCGAAATATTCATCCCCTCTGATCCCCTGGAATGAAATTTTAACGGAGAGAAGCAGACTGTTTAAGCCAGCAAAGGAAGGAGAAGAAGGAAAACAATTGCCTCTTGAAGTAGGCTGCTGCTCCGACACATCCCTTCAAGAAGGACTGAAGTCTTAA
- the ltrA gene encoding group II intron reverse transcriptase/maturase — protein sequence MLKYHSLRDKVFSLRNLYAAFGHVKKNKGKAGLDRVSIKQFESDLKNNLQAIHKELKTAIYNPAPVLRVYIPKGRHDKRPLGIPIVKDRVVQQAFRQIIEPIFEKEFSDNSFGFRPNRCCHDAIKRIEQYKQQGYRNILDADIKAFYDTIPHKLIMNSLREKIADGWVLNSIENMLKAGVMENGIVHETNQGTPQGGVISPLLANLIGDIIDKELEKAGYKFVRYADDFIVMTKTKEELPTALQYVKEIIEGKLEMKLSEDKTRLTNFKRGFRFLGYNFMGKNKGVSMKSLDKLKDAVRDITKRTQGVNLQAVIDTLNPVIRGHVNYFRLGNVQTVYRSLDCWVRMRLRSFKFSRKWKTDNKRFPVHRFFKMGLLSFEREFLKARAKA from the coding sequence ATGCTTAAGTATCATTCTTTAAGAGACAAGGTATTCAGTCTGAGAAACCTTTATGCGGCTTTTGGGCACGTAAAGAAGAATAAAGGCAAGGCTGGTCTCGACAGGGTAAGTATTAAGCAGTTTGAAAGTGACCTTAAGAATAATCTACAAGCTATTCACAAGGAACTGAAAACCGCCATATACAACCCTGCACCCGTCTTAAGGGTCTACATTCCCAAAGGCAGGCATGACAAGAGACCTCTTGGCATTCCCATTGTTAAGGACAGGGTAGTACAGCAAGCGTTCAGACAAATCATAGAGCCAATATTCGAGAAAGAATTCTCAGATAACAGCTTTGGATTTCGTCCAAACAGATGCTGTCATGATGCTATCAAACGGATTGAACAGTATAAGCAGCAAGGGTATCGGAACATTTTGGACGCCGATATAAAGGCGTTCTATGACACCATACCTCACAAGCTTATCATGAACTCCTTGCGTGAGAAAATCGCTGACGGATGGGTTTTGAACAGTATCGAGAACATGCTCAAGGCAGGGGTCATGGAGAACGGCATCGTGCACGAGACAAATCAAGGCACTCCGCAAGGAGGCGTCATATCCCCCTTGCTTGCAAACCTTATCGGTGACATCATCGACAAGGAGCTTGAAAAGGCAGGATATAAATTTGTCCGCTATGCCGATGACTTCATTGTCATGACTAAAACAAAAGAAGAACTCCCTACCGCCCTTCAGTACGTCAAAGAAATCATCGAAGGGAAACTTGAAATGAAGCTGAGCGAGGATAAAACCAGGCTCACCAACTTCAAACGAGGCTTCCGGTTTCTCGGATATAATTTCATGGGCAAGAACAAGGGTGTAAGCATGAAATCCCTGGACAAACTCAAGGACGCCGTTAGAGACATCACCAAACGCACACAAGGCGTCAACCTGCAAGCCGTCATTGATACATTAAATCCTGTCATAAGGGGACATGTCAACTATTTTCGGCTGGGCAATGTACAAACGGTATATCGCTCGTTAGACTGCTGGGTACGCATGAGACTGAGAAGTTTCAAGTTTTCGAGAAAATGGAAAACTGACAACAAACGTTTCCCGGTACACCGATTCTTTAAGATGGGGTTACTCTCATTTGAAAGAGAATTTCTTAAGGCACGTGCGAAGGCATGA
- the kdsB gene encoding 3-deoxy-manno-octulosonate cytidylyltransferase produces the protein MKAVVVIPARYASTRLPYKLILPEVKSVTGRYIIEHVYQNVKQARRIHQVIVATDNQHIYEIVRGFGGNVEMTSASHVSGTDRIAEVSGRLDADLIVNVQGDEPEMHASVVDQVIDSLVEDNVAVMATLAHVITDAAELSNPNVVKVVLDNYGYALYFSRSPIPCVRDSKDPFKEPGIRFLRHLGIYAYRRDFLLQYSKLPASPLEQAEKLEQLRALSNGYKIKVAITEYTSRGIDTREDLLAFLERYKLGKIQT, from the coding sequence ATGAAGGCAGTGGTTGTAATTCCCGCACGATATGCATCGACCAGGCTGCCTTATAAATTAATCCTGCCAGAAGTCAAGTCCGTTACCGGAAGATATATCATAGAACACGTCTATCAAAACGTAAAGCAGGCGCGGCGAATTCACCAGGTTATTGTTGCTACCGATAACCAGCATATTTATGAAATTGTAAGAGGGTTTGGCGGTAATGTTGAAATGACTTCTGCATCGCATGTCTCCGGGACTGACCGGATTGCGGAGGTGTCGGGCAGGTTGGATGCAGACCTGATCGTAAATGTGCAGGGGGACGAACCAGAGATGCATGCGTCTGTCGTTGATCAGGTCATAGATAGTTTAGTGGAAGACAATGTTGCGGTCATGGCGACTCTTGCGCATGTGATAACAGATGCCGCAGAATTAAGCAATCCGAATGTGGTAAAGGTGGTGCTGGATAATTACGGATATGCGCTCTATTTTTCACGTTCACCGATACCCTGCGTACGAGACAGTAAAGACCCTTTCAAGGAGCCGGGGATTCGGTTTTTGAGGCATCTGGGTATTTATGCCTACAGGAGGGATTTTTTATTGCAGTACTCCAAACTCCCTGCTTCGCCCTTAGAACAGGCTGAAAAGCTGGAGCAGCTCAGGGCGCTCTCCAACGGTTACAAAATTAAGGTGGCAATCACGGAATATACCTCCCGAGGTATTGACACACGAGAGGATTTGCTGGCATTTTTGGAAAGATACAAACTTGGAAAGATACAAACATGA